One Caulobacter segnis genomic window carries:
- the ahpC gene encoding alkyl hydroperoxide reductase subunit C has product MSLVNTEIKPFTAQAFKDGKFITVTEADVKGKWSVFFFYPADFTFVCPTELEDLADNYDVFTRLGVEIYSVSTDTHFSHKAWHDSSPAIGKIKYTMLGDPSGQVTNNFEIMRPGVGLADRGTFLVDPQGVIQFMEVTAEGIGRNAIELLRKIKAAQYVASHPGEVCPAKWEEGEKTLAPSLDLVGKI; this is encoded by the coding sequence ATGTCGCTGGTCAACACCGAGATCAAACCCTTCACCGCCCAGGCCTTCAAGGACGGCAAGTTCATCACGGTCACGGAAGCCGACGTGAAGGGCAAGTGGTCGGTCTTCTTCTTCTACCCCGCCGACTTCACCTTCGTCTGCCCGACGGAGCTGGAAGACCTGGCCGACAACTACGACGTCTTCACCCGCCTGGGCGTCGAGATCTACTCGGTGTCGACCGACACGCACTTCTCGCACAAGGCCTGGCATGACTCGTCGCCGGCCATCGGCAAGATCAAGTACACGATGCTCGGCGACCCGTCGGGTCAGGTGACCAACAACTTCGAGATCATGCGTCCGGGCGTCGGCCTGGCCGACCGCGGCACCTTCCTGGTCGACCCGCAAGGCGTGATCCAGTTCATGGAAGTCACCGCCGAAGGCATCGGCCGCAACGCCATCGAACTGCTCCGCAAGATCAAGGCCGCCCAGTACGTGGCGTCGCACCCGGGCGAAGTCTGCCCGGCGAAGTGGGAAGAGGGTGAGAAGACCCTGGCCCCGTCGCTCGACCTGGTCGGCAAGATCTAA
- a CDS encoding DUF4870 family protein has product MTDAPVIETHAEEDKVLPAVVYGLYLLGFTNGLTFVVGLIVAYVNRDAAGPINESHYTFAIRTFWLSIAWFLIGALLLAFGIPLSLLLIGIPMMIAGGAIIGAVSLWFVVRCVMGIYYLVRGEAYPRPLAWLI; this is encoded by the coding sequence ATGACCGACGCCCCCGTCATCGAGACCCACGCCGAAGAGGACAAGGTCCTGCCGGCCGTCGTCTATGGCCTGTATCTGCTGGGCTTCACCAACGGCCTGACCTTCGTCGTCGGCCTGATCGTGGCCTATGTGAACCGCGACGCGGCCGGGCCGATCAACGAGAGCCACTACACCTTCGCCATCCGCACCTTCTGGCTGTCGATCGCCTGGTTCCTGATCGGCGCCCTGCTGCTGGCGTTCGGCATTCCGCTGAGCCTGCTGCTGATCGGCATCCCGATGATGATCGCCGGCGGCGCGATCATCGGCGCCGTCAGCCTGTGGTTCGTCGTCCGCTGCGTGATGGGCATCTACTACCTGGTCCGCGGCGAGGCCTATCCGCGCCCGCTCGCGTGGTTGATTTAG
- a CDS encoding DUF4870 family protein, producing the protein MSDPIDPAVPPRLQDDKTLPIAIYALLIAGVATGGVTCLIAVILAYVSRKDAPAWLAGHYEFQIRTVWLALGFSIVAGLLSMLAVGLLLFVALGLWLVVRGVVGLSTLLKGQPYPTPKAWML; encoded by the coding sequence TTGTCCGACCCCATCGATCCCGCCGTCCCGCCTCGGCTGCAGGACGACAAGACCCTGCCGATCGCCATCTACGCCCTGCTGATCGCCGGCGTGGCGACGGGCGGGGTCACCTGCCTGATCGCGGTGATCCTGGCCTATGTCAGCCGCAAGGACGCGCCCGCGTGGCTGGCCGGCCATTACGAGTTCCAGATCCGCACCGTCTGGCTGGCCCTGGGCTTCTCGATCGTCGCGGGCCTGCTGTCGATGCTGGCCGTCGGCCTGCTGCTGTTCGTCGCCCTGGGCCTGTGGCTGGTGGTGCGGGGCGTCGTGGGCCTGTCGACCCTGCTCAAGGGCCAGCCCTATCCCACTCCCAAAGCCTGGATGCTGTGA
- the folB gene encoding dihydroneopterin aldolase, whose translation MAAAPLHDTAASPVGAPDLARIIVTKVFVRGLKVDAQIGVYDHEHGRVQPLVVDVELDVAASHCERLGDTVNYEMVGEAARAIAAEGHIDLVETFAERLAQACFFDPRVTRARVRVEKPLALAPHAAAAGVEITAVRG comes from the coding sequence TTGGCCGCAGCTCCGCTTCACGACACCGCCGCCAGCCCCGTCGGCGCGCCGGACCTGGCCCGGATCATCGTGACCAAGGTCTTCGTCCGCGGCCTGAAGGTCGACGCCCAGATCGGCGTCTACGACCACGAGCACGGCCGGGTCCAGCCGCTGGTCGTCGATGTCGAGCTGGACGTGGCCGCCAGCCACTGCGAGCGCCTGGGCGACACCGTGAACTACGAGATGGTCGGCGAGGCCGCCCGCGCCATCGCCGCCGAGGGCCATATCGACCTGGTCGAGACCTTCGCCGAGCGCCTGGCCCAGGCCTGCTTCTTCGACCCGCGCGTGACCCGCGCCCGGGTGCGGGTGGAAAAGCCCCTGGCCTTGGCCCCGCACGCGGCCGCCGCCGGCGTCGAGATCACCGCCGTCCGCGGCTGA
- a CDS encoding SDR family oxidoreductase, with the protein MTRTARGAALVTGAGRRIGQALALEAARAGYDVAVHHRASADEAEETASAVRALGRRAVLVRADLSDEAQTRGLIEQVSRDGAGEIGPVTLLVNSASAFEDDRVGGLARATWDLHLETNLRAPIVLAETFAAALPDGVPGLVVNIVDQRVLRPNPQFFSYSLAKAGLWWATQTLAQALAPRVRVNAIAPGPTLPSTHQAPGEFEAEAAGTLLQRAATPDEVAAALRYLIDAPSVTGQMIAVDGGQHLGWKTPDIVAP; encoded by the coding sequence ATGACCCGGACGGCGCGCGGCGCGGCCCTGGTCACCGGCGCGGGGCGCCGGATCGGCCAGGCCCTGGCTCTGGAAGCCGCCCGCGCCGGCTACGACGTCGCCGTCCATCACCGCGCCTCGGCCGACGAGGCGGAGGAAACGGCGTCGGCCGTGCGGGCCCTGGGTCGCCGCGCGGTCCTGGTTCGCGCCGATCTTTCGGACGAGGCGCAGACGCGCGGTCTGATCGAGCAGGTCTCTCGAGACGGGGCTGGCGAGATCGGTCCTGTCACCCTGCTGGTCAACAGCGCCTCGGCCTTCGAGGACGACCGCGTCGGCGGCTTGGCCCGCGCGACCTGGGACCTGCATCTCGAGACCAACCTGCGCGCCCCGATCGTGCTGGCCGAGACCTTCGCGGCCGCGCTGCCCGACGGCGTTCCGGGCCTGGTGGTCAATATCGTCGACCAGCGGGTGCTGCGCCCGAACCCGCAGTTCTTCAGCTACTCCCTGGCCAAGGCGGGCCTGTGGTGGGCCACCCAGACCCTGGCCCAGGCCCTGGCGCCGCGCGTGCGGGTCAACGCCATCGCCCCCGGCCCGACCCTGCCCTCGACGCATCAGGCGCCTGGCGAGTTCGAGGCCGAGGCGGCCGGGACGCTGCTGCAACGCGCGGCCACGCCGGACGAGGTCGCCGCCGCCCTGCGCTATCTGATTGACGCGCCGTCGGTCACGGGCCAGATGATCGCCGTGGACGGCGGCCAGCACCTGGGCTGGAAGACGCCGGACATCGTCGCTCCGTAA
- a CDS encoding NUDIX domain-containing protein, which translates to MLWRRRIEPFTRPLVYAFFRFKRGLTLGVRAVVTDEAGKVLLIQHTYIKGWYLPGGGVERGETAEIAVVRELAEEAGVRALSRPQLVSAHSNERLHPGDHVLVYRVEAWEACASDAAGEIHDVGWFDLADLPEETTKATRRRIAEALGGAETDPMW; encoded by the coding sequence ATGCTCTGGCGACGTCGCATCGAACCCTTCACCCGGCCCCTGGTCTACGCCTTCTTCCGCTTCAAGCGCGGCCTGACCCTGGGCGTGCGAGCGGTGGTCACCGACGAGGCCGGCAAGGTCCTCTTGATCCAGCACACCTACATCAAGGGCTGGTACCTGCCCGGCGGCGGGGTCGAGCGCGGCGAGACGGCCGAGATCGCCGTCGTGCGCGAACTGGCCGAGGAGGCCGGCGTGCGGGCGCTGTCGCGTCCCCAGCTGGTCTCGGCCCACAGCAACGAACGGCTGCATCCGGGCGACCACGTGCTGGTCTATCGCGTCGAGGCCTGGGAGGCCTGCGCCTCGGACGCGGCCGGCGAGATCCACGACGTGGGCTGGTTCGACCTGGCGGACCTGCCCGAGGAGACCACCAAGGCGACCCGCCGCCGGATCGCCGAGGCGCTGGGCGGGGCCGAGACCGATCCGATGTGGTGA
- a CDS encoding aldehyde dehydrogenase family protein, with protein sequence MREYTKFYIDGAWVDPVTPKPLDVINPATEEVAGVISLGSAADVDKAVRAARKAFATYSQTSREERIDILERIIAEYQKRFEDMAKAITEEMGAPAWLAQRAQAAMGIAHVQTAAAVLKNYKFEEDRGTTRIVKEPIGVCAFITPWNWPVNQIACKVGPALATGCTMVLKPSEIAPFSGYVWTEILHAAGVPAGVFNLVNGDGPTVGAALSSHPEVDMVSFTGSTRAGIEVAKNAAPTVKRVHQELGGKSPNIILDDADFARAVGGGVASVMMNSGQSCNAPTRMLVPGQRMDEVIAIAKAAAESHTVGDPNGNHKMGPVVSETQWNKIQGLIQKGIDEGATLVTGGVGRPEGLDKGYYVKPTVFANVTNEMTIAKEEIFGPVVSILGYDTVEEAVTVGNDTEYGLAAYVSGTDPEGVRAVASKLRAGQVNLNGASPDLMAPFGGYKMSGNGREWGDHAFGEFLETKAILGYSAKVAAE encoded by the coding sequence ATGCGCGAGTACACCAAGTTCTACATCGACGGCGCCTGGGTCGATCCGGTGACGCCCAAGCCGCTGGACGTCATCAACCCCGCCACCGAAGAGGTCGCCGGCGTGATCTCGCTGGGCTCGGCCGCCGACGTCGACAAGGCCGTCCGCGCCGCCCGCAAGGCGTTCGCGACCTACAGCCAGACCAGCCGCGAGGAGCGCATCGACATCCTCGAGCGCATCATCGCCGAGTACCAGAAGCGCTTCGAGGACATGGCCAAGGCCATCACCGAGGAGATGGGCGCCCCCGCCTGGCTGGCCCAGCGCGCCCAGGCCGCCATGGGCATCGCCCACGTCCAGACCGCCGCCGCCGTGCTCAAGAACTACAAGTTCGAGGAAGACCGGGGCACGACCCGGATCGTCAAGGAGCCGATCGGCGTCTGCGCCTTCATCACGCCGTGGAACTGGCCGGTGAACCAGATCGCCTGCAAGGTCGGTCCGGCCCTGGCCACCGGCTGCACCATGGTGCTCAAACCCTCCGAGATCGCGCCGTTCTCGGGCTATGTCTGGACCGAGATCCTGCACGCCGCCGGCGTGCCGGCCGGGGTCTTCAACCTGGTCAATGGCGACGGCCCCACGGTGGGCGCGGCGCTCAGCAGCCATCCGGAAGTCGACATGGTCTCGTTCACCGGCTCGACCCGCGCCGGCATCGAGGTGGCCAAGAACGCCGCCCCGACCGTCAAGCGCGTGCACCAGGAGCTGGGCGGCAAGAGCCCCAACATCATTCTCGACGACGCCGACTTCGCCCGCGCGGTGGGCGGCGGCGTGGCCTCGGTGATGATGAACTCGGGTCAGTCGTGCAACGCCCCGACCCGCATGCTGGTCCCGGGCCAGCGCATGGACGAGGTGATCGCCATCGCCAAGGCCGCCGCCGAGAGCCACACGGTCGGCGACCCGAACGGCAACCACAAGATGGGCCCGGTGGTCAGCGAGACCCAGTGGAACAAGATCCAGGGCCTGATCCAGAAGGGCATCGACGAGGGCGCCACCCTGGTCACCGGCGGCGTCGGCCGGCCGGAAGGCCTGGACAAGGGCTACTACGTCAAGCCGACCGTCTTCGCCAACGTCACAAACGAGATGACCATCGCCAAGGAGGAGATCTTCGGCCCGGTGGTCTCGATCCTGGGCTACGACACGGTCGAGGAAGCCGTCACCGTCGGCAACGACACCGAGTACGGCCTGGCGGCCTATGTCTCGGGGACGGATCCGGAAGGCGTCCGCGCGGTGGCTTCGAAACTGCGCGCCGGCCAGGTGAACCTGAACGGCGCCAGCCCCGACCTG